One Streptomyces umbrinus genomic window, GCTCCGGCGACAGACACGGCCGGGTCGTCCACCTGGTCCGCAACCACGAGAACCGCAACACCGGCCGTATCCCGGTCCCGACGATCGAGGGCCTCACCTACGACCCGATGGGCAAGGGCGGCTGTACGTCGCTGACGGTCGACTCGCGTGGGAACGTGCTCGACGAGCGGGTCGCGATCGCCGGTACGGCGGTCAACTGCGCGGGCGGGCCCACCCCTTGGGGCACGTGGCTCACCTGCGAGGAGACCGAGGACAAGGCCGGCACGAACGGCTACACCAAGGACCACGGCTTCATCTTCGAGGTCGACCCGGCGCATCCGCACCGCACGGGCGCGGTGCCCCTCACCGCGATGGGCCGCTTCCAGCACGAGGCGATCGCCGTCGACCCGAAGCGCGGCATCGTCTACGAGACCGAGGACGCCTTCGAGAGGCCCTTCGGTCTCTTCTACCGCTTCCTGCCCAACAAGCCCGAGGGCGGCCGCGGTTCGCTCCGCGCGGGCGGCCGGCTCCAGGCGATGCGCGTGCCGGGCGTACCGGACCTCTCCTCGATCCAGGAGACGGGCGCGAGCTTCGACCGTGTCGAGTGGGTGGATGTCCCGGACCCGCTCGCCGCCCAAACCGCCATCCGCTTCCAGGACTTCGGCCCCAAGGGCATCACCCATGCCCAGAAACTGGAGGGCTGCTACTGGGGCGGCAAGTCCGTCTACTTCGTCTCGTCCTTCGCGCACAGCAGCCAGGGTTCGGCCGCCGACCACTTCGGCCAGATCTGGCGGTACGACCCCGACGCCCGCCGGCTCACCCTGGTGATCGTCTTCGGACCCGACACCGACGTACAGCTGCCCGGCGAGTCCCCCGACAACATCTGCCTCGCCCCCAGCGGCGGCCTGATGGTCTGCGAGGACGGCGGGGGCGTACAGCACGTGTACGGCGTGACGCGGCGCGGCGAGGTGTACGCGATGGCCCGCAACCGGCAGAACATCGGCACGCCGGAGGAGCCCGAGTGGGGCGAGTTCGCGGGCGTCACCTTCTCGCCCGACGGCAGAACGATGTACGTGAACTGCTACACCCCCGGGACGACGTTCGCGGTGACGGGACCCTGGCGGAGGTAATTCCGCGCTCGCCGGGCAGGAGCCTCGGCCGAGGGGAGGGGTGGGACGCTGACAACGGGTCCCACCCCTGCGGGTCCGGCTCCGGATTCATCACCGCCACCGCTGAAAGCGATCGGATTCTCTTGTTGGACGGCTAAAAGGTCACGGTGGAGGCTGGGGCGTACCGAATGAATCCCCAGGAGGAACCTCCATGCAGACACGCACCGTCGGTGACGTCCAGGTCGGAGCGATCGGTCTGGGCGGTATGCCGATGTCCATCGAGGGACGCCCCGACGAGCAGCGTTCGGTCGCGACCGTCCACGCCGCGCTGGAGGCCGGCGTCACGCTGATCGACACCGCGGACGCCTACCACCGGGACGCCGACGAGGTCGGTCACAACGAGTCCCTGATCGCCCGCGCGGTGGCCGAGTACGGCGGCGACACCTCGGACGTGCTGATCGCGACGAAGGGCGGTCATCTGCGCCCGGGCGACGGCTCGTGGACGCTGAACGGCTCGCCGGAGTACCTGAAGAAGGCCTGCGACGCGTCGCTGGAACGGCTCGGGGTCGAGGCCATCGGGCTCTACCAGTTCCACCGGCCCGACCCGCGCGTCCCCTACGAGGAGTCGGTCGGGGCGATCCGCGATCTGCTCGACGCGGGCAAGATCCGCTTCGCGGGCATCTCCAACGCCAGTCCCGACCGGATCCGGCTGGCCAACGAGATCCTCGGCGGCCGGCTGGTGAGCGTGCAGAACCAGTTCTCACCCTCCTTCCGTGCCAGCGAGCCCGAGTTGGAGCTCTGCGCGGAACTCGGCATCGCGTTCCTGCCGTGGAGCCCGCTGGGCGGCATCTCGAACGCCGGCGAGCTGGGTTCGCGGTACGCCGCGTTCGCGGACGTGGCCCGGACCCACGGCGTGAGCCCCCAGCAGGTCTGCCTGGCCTGGATGCTCGCGAAGGCACCGGTGGTGATCCCGATCCCGGGCTCCTCCCGCCCCGAAACCATCCGCGACTCGGTGGCTGCTGCGGAACTGAAGTTGTCCGCGGAGGAACAGGCACGCCTGGACGCGGCGTGACGGGGCCCGACCTACCCTGGGACCAATGAGCAACGATTACGACTCCGAGCACCCCGCGCCCCTTCAGGGGCGCGGGGCTGTGACATCATGCGGCTCCGCCGCGGGGCGCGACCAGCCCACGACGGCCGACACGTCACCCACCGGCCTCCCCCCGGAGGGCTTCGCCGAGTGCGTCCTCTGCCAGAAGCCCACCGAGTACCCGGAGTCGCACAGGGGCATCACCCTGTGCCCCGTCTGCGAGTGGCAGGAGGCACAGCGCACGGCCTGCTCCGGATGAGGCCGAGCGATCCGGCCGGTTGATCAACCCCGGCGGGCGGTGAGCGCGCAAGCCACCGCGACGGCCGCCGCTGCCATCGCCCCGGCGACGAACAGCGGCAGCACCGGCGCCGGTACGACCCCCGCCTGCGACCCCGTCACCAGGTCGGTGACCGCCACGCGGGCCGGTGACCCCGTCACCACCAGCGCCAGCACCGCCGCGAGCAGCATCGCCGGGACCGCCCGGCCGGTCGACCGCAGCAGCGGCCGGGTCGTGAGCGCTCCGACCGCCGTGCCGAGCAGGGCGCAGGCGAGCGCGGCGAGCAGCCCGGCGCCGCCCGCCGGTACGACGGGCACCGGCGTCCGGTGGTCGGTGCTCGCCGGATCGCTGACCACGGTCACGACCACCGTCGCCACCACCCCGAGCAGCGCCGCCGCCCCGAACGCGACGAGCAGACAGGCGAGATGCGCCCGCGCGGGCCCGGCCGCCGCACCCACACAACTCCGGGCGGCGGGCGGCTCGTTGGTGGCACAGATGCGTACGAGCCAGGCCGCGACGGGGAGCACCGCGGCAGCCGCGTAACCGAGCGAGTCCAGCACCGGCTGGCCCGTCTGGACGCCGATCCCCAGAACGGCCGCGTACAGGATGACCGGCGGCAGCCAGCGCTGGGAGCGCAGCAGGAGCGCGGCTGATTGCGGAGGAGCGCGATCATGAGCGGACCTCGGCGTCGACATCTGCACCGGCGTCGGCGTCGGCATCAACAGCCGCTGCGGCAGGGGCTCGTGGCAGTACGCCGGCCACGGAAGTCCCCTCCCCCACGCTCACCACATGCCACGGCGGGCGGGCCGTCAGCAGGGTCCTGAGCAGGGTGTCCGAATGCGTCGCGGGGACGGCGAGGCGGAGCCTTCCGGGCACGGGCGCGGGCACGGGCGCGGGCACGGGGCCGGGCTCCTCGATGGAGACGGCCAGGCGCGTCGCCTCGGCGGGCGGCTCGGCGCCCGGCGGCCCCTCGACCTCGACAACCACGTACGACTCCTCCGCCGGCACCGAACTGCCCGTCACCGTACGGACGTTGCCGTCCACGACCGCGTACGTGAAGTCCGGTGCCCCCGCCAGCCGTCGCGGGTCGTGGTCGACGAACACCACCGTGCCGCCCGCGGCCCTGCGTTCCAGCACCGCCCGCTCCAGTTCCGTACGGGCGGCCGTGTCGAGGCCGGTCCAGGCCTCGTCGAGGACGAGCAGTTCCGGTTCGGCGAGCAGTGCCTGGGCGACCGCGACCTTCTGGCTGCTGCCCTTGGAGAGTTCCGGCATCGGCGTACGGGCATACTCGGCGGCGCCCAGGCGTTCCAGCCACTCGACGGCGGCCCCGGCGGCCTCCCCGCGGGACAGGCCGTGGACGCTGCCGAGGTGGATCAGATAGCCGGCCGCGGTGAACGGGAGGGCGGCCGGGAAGCGTTCGGGAACGTACGCGGTGCGGGGGCGGCCCGTGATGCGGCCCTCGGTGGGCGCGTCGATCCCGGCGAGCAGGCGCAACAGGGTCGACTTGCCGGTGCCGTTGGCGCCCTCGATCCGCGTCAGGGTGCCCGGGGCCAGCGTGAGGTCGACGCCGCGCAGCACCCATGGGGCGCCGCCGAGACCGTACCGCCGCCCGACGCCCTCCAGCAGCAACGCGCGATTCATGCGCCCCATCCTCGCGCGGACGTTCGCGTGGGCCCAGAGGAACTGGTCAGAGGAACTGGTCGAAGGAACCGATCTTCCGCCTGGCAGACTGGAGAGCGTGAGCAGCGACCAGACGACCGCCTCCGGCGCCGACGCAGGGGACGCCCCGCAGGACTCCCCGGACGGCACCCCGCAGGACAGCCCCTTCCGGGACGAGCGGACCGCCCGCGACGAGGCGCCGCAGTACGTGCTGCCCCTGGTCGTCCGCATCGAGCGGAACGAACCTCCGGGGCGTACGGACGCGCTGGAGACCGCGGCCCGTGCCGTCCTGGTGATGCTCAGCGACGAACGGTCGCTGGGTGACGGGGAGTGGGCGCAGGCGATGCGGGACTGGCAGGACGCCCGGATCCGCAAGGTCGTCCGGCGGGCGCGCGGCGCCGAGTGGCGGCGGGCCGAGGCGCTGCCCGGCATCACCGTCACCGGGAAGTCGGCCGAGGTCCGGGTCTTCCCGCCGGTCCCGCTCGACGGCTGGCCCAAGGACCTGGCACGTCTCCAGGTCTCCGGCACCGACCTGGACGACCCGGAGCCGCCGGCAGACGCCGACCCGGCGGCGCCCGTGCTCTGGATGAACCCGGACCTGGACATGTCGGCCGGCAAGTCGATGGCCCAGGCGGGCCACGGCGCCCAACTGGCCTGGTGGGAGCTGTCGGACGAGGACCGCACGGCCTGGCGCGAGGCGGGCTTCCCCCTCACGGTCCGTACTGCCGCCCCCGCCCGCTGGGCCGAACTCACCACGAGCGGGCTGCCGCTGGTGCGCGACGCTGGCTTCACGGAGATCGCGCCGGGGACAACGGTCGCCGTCGAGGGATACGACCGCGTCGGCGCCCTCCGGCCGGACCACGTGCGTCGGTCGGCCGACTAGAACACTCGCGTCCCCACGGACAGTAAGGGTCAGGTGCGGCGCGCGGCCCACACCGTGCGCTCGGTACGCACGCTGAGGTCGGTGCGGCGCAGGACGCTGTGCGGGCTGTCGGTGTCGAGGAGTCGGTCGAGAGCGGTCAGGTCCTCGGCCGTCAGGGCCGATGCGGCGCTGCCGTGCAGGCGGCGCAGACTGCTGAGCGCGTAGCGGCCCACTGCGTCGGTGTGGGGCGGGCCGATGTCGACCGTGATGGTGCGTTCGCCCTCGACCGTGAAACCGGCTTCCGTCAGCTTGGTTCCCCAGTCGGCGCCGCGGTGGGGTACCTGCTCGGCGTGGTGGTGGTCGAGTGCGGAGTGGCAGCGCTCCTCAAGGCCGGGAGCCTCTTCCGGGGCCCCGGCGGGCAGGAACCGTGGGAAACCGGCCAGCTCGACGACGGCGAACAGCCCGCCCGGTGCCAGCAGGTCGTGGACCTGGCGGAGGGTGCGGTCGGGGTCGGACATGTGGTGCATGGAGGCCGATGCCCAGACCAGCTCCGGCGCGCCCAGGTCGGGCCACGCCGACGCGTCGAGGTCGGCCCTCACGATGCGCAGACGGTCGGCCGCGCCTGCCTCCTCCTGCGCCCCCTCCGGCGCCCTCCCTCGTGCTTTCTCTTGGAGGCGGTGCAGGTGGGCGGCCGAGGAATCGACCGCCGTCAGCTCCGCATCGGGAAAGCGCTCCAGCAGAGCCAACGTGCCGGCTCCGGTCCCGCAGCCCAGATCCACCATGCGGCGGAGGCCGGCCCTCACGGGCAGCCAGGCGGTGATGGACTCGATGTGTTCGGCGAGTACTTCCGCGTCCAGGTCGAGCATCTCCGAGTGGTCGCCTGCGTCGTGCTCGTGCTCGTGAACATGGCTCGCTGTGTGCGGGGAGGCGTGGTTCATGCGCCCAAGCTAGGCGGGCCGTTCGCGTCCGACCTGGTGGCTTCCGGAATGCGCAAGACGATGACCGGCTGAGCTGCGGGACACGCAAGCGGTCACGGCGACGCAGACGGTGGCTGAGACGGGCGGTCCGCCTTCTCCGCATCGTCGCGGCGCTGGTGGCCGCGGCGGGCGTCGCGGTCGAAGATGCCGAGGATCTCGCACGGTCCGCCCTCGGCACCGATGGCGTGCGGAAGCATCGTGGTGAACTCCGCCGCCTGGTTGGTCTCGATCCGCAGGCGCCGGTTGCCCAGGAGCAGGATCGCGGTGCCGGAGAGGACGACGAGCCATTCGCGGCCCGGGTGGGCGCGCATCCGCGCGGGATTGTCGGGCGGCGGGTCTGTCATGCGCTGGCGTACGACGGTCATGCCGGGCTCCGCCTTGATGGGCCAGCGCATCAGCCCGTGGGTCGCGTCGATCATCGGGTTGGAGATGACGTCGTCCGTGGCGGTCTCGACCAGTTGGTCCAGGGAGGTGTCGAGGGCACGGGCCAGGGTGACGAGCTGGTCCAGGGCCAGGCGGCGCTGACCGGTCTCGATGCGGCTGAGCGTGGACTGGCTGACCTGGGCGCGGGTGGCCAGCTCCTCCAGGGACCAGCCCTGGGCCACGCGCAGGGCACGGATGCGTTTGCGTACCAGGCTGTCCAGCTCGCCATTGTCTTGCGTCATAGGCAACATCGTATGCCCGCGCGGCAAGAAGCGCTTAGCGTCGTTCCTGTCCGGCCCCGCAGTCCGCAAGGACTGGGCCCACCCCTGTCACCCATCACCCTTGGCGCTCCGGCGCCGATGTCCGCATGCCCTCCTGAGAGGAATCCCGAGGAATCCATGAGTACGAACCAGGCTCCAGAAGAGAGCCCCGAGCCGAGCGGCGTCGGCGCCCCGGGCGAAGGCGTCCCGGACGCGCGCCAGCGTCGCACGATCCTGATCGCCGTCTGTGTCGCGCTGATGGCCGTCATCGCGTCGGTGTCCGGGCTCAACGTGGCCCAGCCCGACCTCGCCGTCGCCTTCGACGCCTCCCAGAGCACGGTCCTGTGGATCATCAACATCTACACGCTGAGCCTGGCCGCGCTCCTGTTGCCGCTGGGCGCGATCGGCGACCGCTTCGGCCGCAAGCCCATGCTGCTCACCGGCCTGACCGTCTTCGGCGTCGCCAGTGCGGTGGCGGGTCTGGCCCCGTCGACCGAGGTCATGCTCGCCGCTCGGCTGCTGAGCGGAGTGGGCGCGGCGATGATCATGCCCATCACCCTCGCCGTCATCACCTCGACCTTTCCCAAGGAGGAACGGGGACGGGCGATCGGGGTGTGGACCGGTGTGGCCGGCGGTGGCGGCGTCCTGGGCATGTTCCTCTCGGCCGCCCTGGTCGACGCGGTGAGCTGGCGGTGGCTGTTCGTCCTGCCCATCGCACTCGTCGTGGTCGCCCTCGCCATGACACTGCGGTCCGTCCCCAACTCCCGCGAGAGGTCCGGGCACGCCTTCGACACCGTCGGCGCGCTGACGTCCGTCGTCGCGGTGGTCGGGCTCATCTTCGTCCTCCAGGAAGGTCCCGAACGTGGCTGGACCGCCCTGGCGACCCTGATCGGCCTGGTCGTCGGCGTCATCGCCGCCATCGGCTTCGTAACCTGGGAACTGCGCCGTCGGGACGCCGCGCTTCTGGACGTACGTCTGTTCCGTGAGCGTGGTCTGGCCGGGGGCTCGGTCACGCTTCTGGTGGTCTTCGGGGTCCAGGCGGGCATCTTCGTGGTCCTCTTCCCGTTCTTCCAGGCCGTCCTCGGCTGGTCGGGGCTGCTGTCCACCCTGGCGCTGATGCCCATGGCCGTCATGATGATGATGGCCTCCGGGCTCGCCCCGCGGCTGGCCGCGCGTGTCGGCCCCCGGGCGACCATGGCCACCGGCATCCTCCTGGCCGGTGCGGGTCTGGCGCTCATGGCCGCCGTCGTCTCCGTCGACGGCGGTTACCTGTCCGTCCTACCCGGGATGCTCGCCATGGGCATCGGCATGGGGCTGTCGATGACGCCCTCCACCGAGGCCATCACCAGTGCCCTCCCGCGGGAACGCCAGGGCGTCGCGTCCGCGCTCAACGACGTCACCCGCGAGTTCGGCACCGCGCTCGGCGTCGCCCTGCTCGGAGCTCTCCTGTCCGCCGGCTACCGGGGCGCCATCGACTCCCGGCTCGCCGGCGTTCCCGAGGGCCCGGCCGACACCGCGCGCGAAGGTGTCGCCAACGCGCTCGACGCCGCGCCCCAGGCCGGCGCCCATGCGCGGTCGCTGGTGCGCGCCGCCCAGGAGTCGTTCGTCGACGGCTGGCAGAACGCCATGTGGGCAGGCGTCGCCGTCATGGCCGCCCTCTTCGTCTACGTCCTCGCCCGAGGGCCTCAGCAGCCCACGGGCGCACCGGCGAGCCGGCCGGAACCGGCGGCCGACGCGATCGCTCCGTAACCCCCGACCACCACGAGAAGCCCGCTCACGGTGCCGACTGGATGTCCCCCCGCGTCGAGGAAGCGATGGTGTCGCGGTGCGCGAAGTCGCCCGGGGGGATGCCCGGGTGGTGTCCGAGCCGGGCCGGCTGCGCGGTGGCCGAGGGGTCGAGGGTGAGCCGGGAGACGATGCGGTAGCGGTCGCCGCGGTAGATCGAGTGGACGTATTCGACGGGCTGCCCCGTGGTGTCCGAGGTGAGCCGCTCGAAGAGCAGCGCCGGGGACAGCTCGGGAACGTCGAGCAGTTCGGCCTCGGCCCGGGTGACGACGGTCGGCTCGATCGCCTGCACGGCCTCCTGGACGTACACGCCGTGCTGTTCGCGCAGGTGCTCGTACAGGTCGCCGGCCTCCAGTTCCTCGGCGGAGAGGGTGGGGACCAGGTCGGCCCTGATGTGCAGATGCTCGATGGCCATCGGGGCGCCGTCGACCAGGCGCAGCCGTGCCACGTACACGATCTCGGCGGCGGGTGAGATGCGCAGTTTGCGGCCCACGCGGGCGCCTGCCGCGAAGGTGGTGAACTCCAGGAGGCGGCTCGACCAGGCCCCGGACGCCTGGGGCGCCGTCATGGTCTGCTGGCCGGAGACGAGTTCCTGGGTGATCTTCTCGGGCGCCACGAACATGCCGCGGCCGTGTTCCCGCACCAGGAGTCCCGCGGCGACGAGCTCGTCGACCGCCGCGCGCAGGGTCGGACGGGACACGCCGAGGCGGGCACAGAGGGCTCGCTCGGAGGGGATCGCGTCACCCGGGCTGCGCGACTCGACGAGATCGAGGATGAAGTCGCGGACCCGCTCCCGCTTGAGCACCGCGCCTGGTGCGTCTTCCTTCATGCCGTGCCCCCTCATGCGCGCCAGCCGCTTTACCAGTTGACCAGTGGTCGCGCGCAACTGCCCTCCTGGTGGGGCGAAGTGTAACCGCTGCCGAACGGTGATCGCCCAGGCCCTGACCGGCTCAGGTGTCAAAAACCCAGCGGGCGCGGGGGGTTGACGCCACTGATTGGTCTATGCCAGTTTCATCCCCGCATCAAGAGGTGAGCTGTCCAGTGGGCTTCACTGGTCAGGTGGTTGGGTCATGTCCTCCAGAGGTGAACCGTGAAGCTCCGCTTGTTTGCCGGTGTGTCCGTGCTTGTGATGACCGCCGGGCTGAGTGCCTGCAGCAGTTCCTCCGACGACTCCGACGGCAGTTCCGGCGGGAGCACCACCATCGACGTCTGGCTGATGCGCGACAGCGTCTCGGCCGAGTTCCAGAGGGACTTCGTCAAGGGCTTCGAGGCCGCTCACCCGGACATCAAGGCCAAGGTGCAGATCCAGGAGTGGGACGGGATCGGCGAGAAGGTCACGGCGGCCCTCGCCAGCGGTGACGCACCGGACGTGATCGAGACCGGCAACACCCAGGTCGCCCAGTTCGCGCAGAGCGGTGGCCTGCTCGACCTCAGCGACAAGGTCGACGAACTCGGGGGCAAGGACTGGCTCAAGGGTCTCGCCGAGCCCGGCGCCTACGAGGGCAAGCAGTACGGCATCCCGTACTACGCCGCCAACCGCGTCGTCATCCACCGCACCGACCTCTTCAAGGAGGCGGGCGTCGACCCGGCCGCGATCAAGACCCGCGACCAGTGGA contains:
- a CDS encoding PhoX family protein, with amino-acid sequence MSATRREVLARSGALGVGIAFTGAMSELFTGTATALGHTGYGPLVPDPDGLLDLPEGFRYRVLSREGDQLRSGEGRVPSNHDGMAAFAGRSGSGDRHGRVVHLVRNHENRNTGRIPVPTIEGLTYDPMGKGGCTSLTVDSRGNVLDERVAIAGTAVNCAGGPTPWGTWLTCEETEDKAGTNGYTKDHGFIFEVDPAHPHRTGAVPLTAMGRFQHEAIAVDPKRGIVYETEDAFERPFGLFYRFLPNKPEGGRGSLRAGGRLQAMRVPGVPDLSSIQETGASFDRVEWVDVPDPLAAQTAIRFQDFGPKGITHAQKLEGCYWGGKSVYFVSSFAHSSQGSAADHFGQIWRYDPDARRLTLVIVFGPDTDVQLPGESPDNICLAPSGGLMVCEDGGGVQHVYGVTRRGEVYAMARNRQNIGTPEEPEWGEFAGVTFSPDGRTMYVNCYTPGTTFAVTGPWRR
- a CDS encoding peptidyl-tRNA hydrolase, whose protein sequence is MSSDQTTASGADAGDAPQDSPDGTPQDSPFRDERTARDEAPQYVLPLVVRIERNEPPGRTDALETAARAVLVMLSDERSLGDGEWAQAMRDWQDARIRKVVRRARGAEWRRAEALPGITVTGKSAEVRVFPPVPLDGWPKDLARLQVSGTDLDDPEPPADADPAAPVLWMNPDLDMSAGKSMAQAGHGAQLAWWELSDEDRTAWREAGFPLTVRTAAPARWAELTTSGLPLVRDAGFTEIAPGTTVAVEGYDRVGALRPDHVRRSAD
- a CDS encoding helix-turn-helix domain-containing protein, which codes for MTQDNGELDSLVRKRIRALRVAQGWSLEELATRAQVSQSTLSRIETGQRRLALDQLVTLARALDTSLDQLVETATDDVISNPMIDATHGLMRWPIKAEPGMTVVRQRMTDPPPDNPARMRAHPGREWLVVLSGTAILLLGNRRLRIETNQAAEFTTMLPHAIGAEGGPCEILGIFDRDARRGHQRRDDAEKADRPSQPPSASP
- a CDS encoding class I SAM-dependent methyltransferase, which translates into the protein MNHASPHTASHVHEHEHDAGDHSEMLDLDAEVLAEHIESITAWLPVRAGLRRMVDLGCGTGAGTLALLERFPDAELTAVDSSAAHLHRLQEKARGRAPEGAQEEAGAADRLRIVRADLDASAWPDLGAPELVWASASMHHMSDPDRTLRQVHDLLAPGGLFAVVELAGFPRFLPAGAPEEAPGLEERCHSALDHHHAEQVPHRGADWGTKLTEAGFTVEGERTITVDIGPPHTDAVGRYALSSLRRLHGSAASALTAEDLTALDRLLDTDSPHSVLRRTDLSVRTERTVWAARRT
- a CDS encoding aldo/keto reductase; the protein is MQTRTVGDVQVGAIGLGGMPMSIEGRPDEQRSVATVHAALEAGVTLIDTADAYHRDADEVGHNESLIARAVAEYGGDTSDVLIATKGGHLRPGDGSWTLNGSPEYLKKACDASLERLGVEAIGLYQFHRPDPRVPYEESVGAIRDLLDAGKIRFAGISNASPDRIRLANEILGGRLVSVQNQFSPSFRASEPELELCAELGIAFLPWSPLGGISNAGELGSRYAAFADVARTHGVSPQQVCLAWMLAKAPVVIPIPGSSRPETIRDSVAAAELKLSAEEQARLDAA
- a CDS encoding MFS transporter, with the protein product MSTNQAPEESPEPSGVGAPGEGVPDARQRRTILIAVCVALMAVIASVSGLNVAQPDLAVAFDASQSTVLWIINIYTLSLAALLLPLGAIGDRFGRKPMLLTGLTVFGVASAVAGLAPSTEVMLAARLLSGVGAAMIMPITLAVITSTFPKEERGRAIGVWTGVAGGGGVLGMFLSAALVDAVSWRWLFVLPIALVVVALAMTLRSVPNSRERSGHAFDTVGALTSVVAVVGLIFVLQEGPERGWTALATLIGLVVGVIAAIGFVTWELRRRDAALLDVRLFRERGLAGGSVTLLVVFGVQAGIFVVLFPFFQAVLGWSGLLSTLALMPMAVMMMMASGLAPRLAARVGPRATMATGILLAGAGLALMAAVVSVDGGYLSVLPGMLAMGIGMGLSMTPSTEAITSALPRERQGVASALNDVTREFGTALGVALLGALLSAGYRGAIDSRLAGVPEGPADTAREGVANALDAAPQAGAHARSLVRAAQESFVDGWQNAMWAGVAVMAALFVYVLARGPQQPTGAPASRPEPAADAIAP
- a CDS encoding GntR family transcriptional regulator, producing MKEDAPGAVLKRERVRDFILDLVESRSPGDAIPSERALCARLGVSRPTLRAAVDELVAAGLLVREHGRGMFVAPEKITQELVSGQQTMTAPQASGAWSSRLLEFTTFAAGARVGRKLRISPAAEIVYVARLRLVDGAPMAIEHLHIRADLVPTLSAEELEAGDLYEHLREQHGVYVQEAVQAIEPTVVTRAEAELLDVPELSPALLFERLTSDTTGQPVEYVHSIYRGDRYRIVSRLTLDPSATAQPARLGHHPGIPPGDFAHRDTIASSTRGDIQSAP
- a CDS encoding ABC transporter ATP-binding protein; this encodes MNRALLLEGVGRRYGLGGAPWVLRGVDLTLAPGTLTRIEGANGTGKSTLLRLLAGIDAPTEGRITGRPRTAYVPERFPAALPFTAAGYLIHLGSVHGLSRGEAAGAAVEWLERLGAAEYARTPMPELSKGSSQKVAVAQALLAEPELLVLDEAWTGLDTAARTELERAVLERRAAGGTVVFVDHDPRRLAGAPDFTYAVVDGNVRTVTGSSVPAEESYVVVEVEGPPGAEPPAEATRLAVSIEEPGPVPAPVPAPVPGRLRLAVPATHSDTLLRTLLTARPPWHVVSVGEGTSVAGVLPRAPAAAAVDADADAGADVDAEVRS